From the Leptolyngbya sp. O-77 genome, one window contains:
- a CDS encoding LL-diaminopimelate aminotransferase: protein MATINDNYLKLKAGYLFPEIGRRVNAFAAANPDAPIIRLGIGDVTEPLPEACRAAMIKAVEDMGDRATFKGYGPEQGYGWLREAIATHDFQARGCDISADEIFVSDGSKCDCGNILDIFGSNNTIAVTDPVYPVYVDTNVMAGHTGDANERGEYGGLVYLPISAENNFTAKIPSQKVDLIYLCFPNNPTGATATKEHLADWVNYARAHGSIIFFDAAYEAFITDPSLPHSIYEIEGARECAIEFRSFSKNAGFTGTRCAFTVVPKSLKGKAADGSDVELWSLWNRRQSTKFNGVSYIVQRGAEAVYSPEGKAQTRALIDFYMENARIIREQLTNAGIQVYGGVNAPYVWVKTPHGLSSWDFFDKLLHTCNVVGTPGSGFGAAGEGYFRISAFNSRENVNEAMRRIVEKFQG, encoded by the coding sequence ATGGCGACCATCAACGATAATTACTTGAAGCTCAAAGCGGGCTATCTGTTTCCCGAAATCGGGCGGCGGGTGAATGCCTTTGCGGCGGCGAATCCTGACGCACCGATCATCCGGCTGGGCATTGGCGACGTGACCGAACCCTTGCCCGAAGCCTGCCGCGCCGCCATGATCAAAGCCGTGGAAGACATGGGCGACCGCGCCACGTTCAAAGGCTATGGGCCAGAGCAGGGCTATGGCTGGTTGCGAGAGGCGATCGCCACCCACGACTTCCAAGCACGCGGCTGCGACATCAGCGCCGACGAAATCTTTGTTTCCGACGGCTCCAAGTGCGACTGCGGCAACATTTTGGACATCTTTGGCAGCAACAACACAATTGCCGTCACTGACCCCGTGTATCCGGTCTATGTCGATACCAACGTGATGGCAGGGCACACGGGCGATGCCAACGAGCGCGGCGAATATGGCGGTCTCGTCTACCTACCCATCAGCGCGGAAAATAATTTCACTGCCAAAATCCCCAGCCAAAAAGTAGACCTGATCTACCTTTGCTTCCCCAACAATCCGACGGGAGCAACCGCAACGAAAGAACACTTGGCGGATTGGGTGAACTACGCCCGCGCCCACGGCTCCATCATCTTCTTTGACGCTGCCTACGAAGCCTTTATCACCGATCCGTCGCTGCCCCACTCCATTTACGAAATCGAAGGAGCGCGGGAGTGTGCCATCGAGTTTCGCTCCTTTTCCAAAAATGCGGGCTTCACGGGCACTCGCTGTGCCTTCACTGTCGTTCCCAAATCCCTCAAGGGCAAGGCGGCTGATGGTTCTGACGTGGAGTTATGGAGCCTGTGGAACCGTCGCCAGTCCACTAAGTTCAACGGCGTGTCCTACATCGTGCAGCGCGGCGCAGAGGCGGTCTACTCACCCGAAGGTAAGGCTCAAACCCGCGCTCTAATCGACTTTTATATGGAAAACGCCCGCATTATTCGGGAACAGTTAACAAATGCTGGAATTCAGGTCTACGGCGGCGTGAACGCGCCCTACGTCTGGGTGAAAACGCCGCACGGTTTGTCAAGCTGGGATTTCTTTGACAAGCTGCTGCACACCTGCAACGTCGTCGGCACGCCGGGTTCGGGCTTTGGTGCGGCAGGCGAGGGCTACTTCCGCATTTCCGCCTTCAATAGCCGCGAAAACGTGAACGAGGCGATGCGCCGCATTGTGGAGAAGTTTCAGGGATAA
- a CDS encoding MvdC/MvdD family ATP grasp protein translates to MNVLILGDRTDPHAAHVGQAVAQAGASVYYCNTQHFPTRIQLSWSPSAHTGTIMLPEGDRLDLHQIHSIFWRSFYGVQVPPLQDAQQASIAHKDALSALRSLMQACPAYWINSWQAYQFHQEKPLQLHRIAQLGVPIPPTLISNDPQAILQFYESYPDLIFKPVYGGAYTQRITPDHLNLDRLELASKIAPVTLQEYVPGTNVRSYVIGAEVYTAEIRSDAVDFREDAAATLIPAILPEAVQQQCVAIAHCLYLEWTAIDWRLTPDGQYVFLEANPSPMFLHFERQTGFPITQLLVERLIG, encoded by the coding sequence ATGAATGTTCTGATTTTGGGCGATCGCACTGACCCTCATGCGGCCCATGTGGGTCAGGCCGTTGCCCAGGCGGGGGCATCGGTTTACTACTGCAATACTCAGCACTTTCCGACGCGCATCCAGCTTTCCTGGAGTCCGTCTGCCCATACTGGGACGATTATGTTGCCTGAGGGCGATCGCCTCGATTTACACCAAATTCACAGCATTTTTTGGCGCAGTTTCTATGGCGTGCAGGTGCCGCCACTGCAAGATGCCCAGCAGGCCAGCATTGCCCACAAAGATGCGCTGAGTGCGCTGCGATCGCTGATGCAGGCTTGCCCGGCCTACTGGATCAATTCATGGCAAGCGTACCAGTTTCATCAAGAAAAGCCTTTACAACTGCATCGAATTGCCCAACTGGGCGTGCCGATTCCGCCGACACTGATTAGCAATGATCCGCAGGCGATTTTGCAATTCTACGAGTCTTATCCAGACCTGATTTTTAAGCCAGTGTACGGCGGCGCATACACCCAACGAATCACGCCCGACCACCTGAACTTAGATCGGCTGGAACTAGCCAGTAAGATCGCCCCCGTCACGCTTCAAGAATATGTTCCAGGTACAAATGTCCGCAGCTACGTGATTGGTGCTGAGGTCTACACGGCAGAAATCCGCAGCGACGCAGTAGACTTCCGAGAAGATGCCGCCGCCACGCTAATCCCTGCTATCTTGCCAGAAGCCGTGCAGCAGCAGTGTGTGGCGATCGCCCACTGCTTATATCTGGAATGGACAGCAATTGACTGGCGGTTGACACCCGATGGGCAATATGTCTTCTTAGAAGCAAACCCTAGCCCCATGTTTCTCCACTTCGAACGGCAAACCGGATTTCCAATTACGCAACTGCTGGTAGAGCGACTGATCGGTTGA
- a CDS encoding peptidylprolyl isomerase, with product MIDFAGTSLSAEDIVDCLRRNLQIRDVCQQIIYRSIIEQAAIEYQIEIAPEEIQSAADQMRYEMRLESAAQTLEWLSEQLISPQHWEQGIRDRLLLKKLQNSLFSKDVDRVFAPNRLDYEQVFIYRIQVPYRPLAQELLYQIEEGELSFYEAAHLYDVDEERRLRCGYDGRLGRWDFPPDIGSAVFGAAPNELLGPFPVGQSYDLLMVGGFLSAELNDETRGAILDRMFQEWLESEFIHFSYYQNHS from the coding sequence ATGATAGATTTTGCGGGTACATCCTTGAGTGCTGAAGATATTGTAGATTGTCTCAGACGTAATCTACAGATTCGGGATGTCTGCCAACAGATTATTTATCGCTCTATCATCGAGCAAGCAGCCATAGAATATCAAATTGAAATTGCTCCGGAGGAGATCCAGTCTGCCGCAGATCAAATGCGTTATGAGATGCGGTTGGAAAGTGCGGCTCAGACTTTAGAATGGCTGTCGGAACAGCTTATTTCTCCCCAGCATTGGGAACAAGGAATTCGCGATCGCCTCTTGCTAAAAAAACTGCAAAACTCCCTTTTTTCAAAGGACGTAGATCGGGTATTTGCCCCGAATCGGTTGGATTATGAGCAAGTTTTTATCTACAGAATTCAGGTGCCCTATCGCCCCCTTGCCCAAGAACTGTTGTATCAAATTGAAGAGGGCGAACTGAGTTTTTATGAAGCGGCGCACTTGTATGATGTAGACGAAGAAAGACGGTTGCGATGTGGCTATGATGGGCGACTGGGTCGCTGGGATTTTCCACCCGATATCGGCTCTGCTGTATTTGGGGCAGCGCCCAATGAGTTGTTGGGCCCCTTTCCTGTGGGGCAAAGCTATGACCTGTTAATGGTAGGCGGTTTCTTGTCGGCTGAACTCAATGATGAAACTCGTGGTGCGATTCTAGATCGCATGTTTCAAGAGTGGCTAGAGAGTGAATTTATTCACTTCTCGTACTACCAAAATCACTCCTAA